A single window of Gavia stellata isolate bGavSte3 chromosome 14, bGavSte3.hap2, whole genome shotgun sequence DNA harbors:
- the IRS4 gene encoding insulin receptor substrate 4, translating to MASGMNGPGGGGGGAAAGGGEEEPGARHPGGGAVPQQEPGVPGAAAGEGEPAAGEGGRCPSPQPHHLLLLLRRSPSASLCPAPEAAPAAGRAAPAAGRGGQPPPAGRGVPAPAAAAGEDVRKCGYLRKQKHGHKRYFVLRAESHLAPARLEYYDSEKKFKSSLRAAGAGGAASLCCPPPKRVIPLYQCFTVSRRADAKHKHIIALYTKDEYFAMLAENEAEQEAWYQAISELMSQSKRGFLEQEDHADQQVDEDDEHYGAALRPGTVFKEVWQVNVKPKGLGQTKNLTGVYRLCLSSKAIHLVKLNSEVPSVHLQLMNIRRCGHSENFFFIEVGRSAAIGPGELWMQVDDSVVAQNMHETFLETMKALKAFAEFRPRSKSQSSGGGSGTNPISFITTRRHLGNLPPSQTGLQRRSRTESVAGGTPPTTKSSNSYRFRTSSEGEGTMTRPFRSVTGSLIHLNTARMNLGRQEGSGRYVRAAFSSSYHTRSASLPVSHFPSTTSPISVSSSSGHGSASDVLTRPSSSSVCGSPSDGGFISSDEYGSSPGDFRYFRVRSNTPDSLGNTPPIREENCLSEYMSMSKQQADDSSRDDYMEAEKCFRKRTYSLTKPASVAVQQKMTQTTALLDEDSAGNHGRLLYSETPKLKDNHESEYSDANLDSVCNQSRSKARDDGYMPMMPGVASSLSSNSDYLPMTPKSMSVPKQINSSWSPSQVDSRGYMMMFPKASSSPVRSPLTGFISKGSNEKIINNEYMDMSPGNSAPKHPGDSNYIHTTSVSKGFSSYFSLPRSFKALSGQNGDHSEYVPMSSPGKLLYGGPENVKGVNSEALANGISKLPAVRGSEEGLGQNRATRPTRLPLGTRGSNTIPRMYDRTVPPEPASPGEYINIDFNEKASNTPYSLSAEGSPSSLGSSSDHRQSPLSDYMSVDLDVQSPKVAKELSNSLTDISIYASSSIPRNQPNPDYARLSFGTACVSAASNRTDDYTEMTFNMAATPPRPFAAESDGGVKIDSPSSIVNRLCIVDRYAGSSSFSVPSSEPPMGPKVIRADPQGRRRHSSETFSSAGTVTTSSSFFTDSSKRHSSASFDNVWLKPDENISDGQESKMSRDTSTGFQNGLNYIALNLRDDPISCEASTTAPTCHLQNGTSGLDSGAYVSIDFSRSDGLKCNAARKD from the coding sequence ATGGCGAGTGGGATGAAtggcccgggcggcggcggcggcggcgcggcggccgggggcggcgAGGAGGAGCCGGGCGCCCGCCACCCGGGAGGCGGAGCCGTGCCTCAGCAGGAGCCCGGCGtgcccggcgcggcggcgggcgagggggagccggcggcgggcgAGGGCGGCCGCTGCCCGTCCCCTCAGCCCCaccacctgctgctgctgctgcggcgcTCGCCCAGCGCCTCGCTCTGCCCGGCGCCGGaggccgcccccgcggcgggccgcgccgcccccgcggcgggccgcggcgggcagccccccccggcgggccgcggcgtccccgcgcccgccgccgccgccggggaggACGTGAGGAAGTGCGGCTACCTGCGGAAGCAGAAGCACGGGCACAAGCGCTACTTCGTCCTGCGGGCCGAGAGCCACCTGGCCCCCGCCCGGCTGGAGTACTACGACAGCGAGAAGAAGTTCAAGAGCAGcctgcgggcggcgggggccggcggggccgcctccctctgctgccccccGCCCAAGCGGGTCATCCCCCTCTACCAGTGCTTCACCGTCAGCCGGCGGGCGGACGCCAAGCACAAGCACATCATCGCCTTGTACACCAAGGACGAGTACTTCGCCATGCTGGCCGAGAACGAGGCCGAGCAGGAGGCCTGGTACCAGGCGATCAGCGAGCTCATGAGCCAGAGCAAGAGGGGCTTCCTGGAGCAGGAGGACCACGCGGATCAGCAGGTGGACGAGGACGACGAGCACTACGGGGCCGCCCTGAGGCCCGGCACCGTCTTCAAGGAGGTGTGGCAGGTCAACGTTAAGCCCAAAGGGCTGggacaaacaaaaaacctcactgGGGTGTACAGGTTGTGCCTCTCCAGCAAAGCCATCCACCTCGTCAAGCTGAACTCGGAGGTGCCCTCCGTCCACTTGCAGCTGATGAACATTCGCCGCTGCGGACACTCGGAGAACTTTTTCTTCATCGAAGTGGGCAGATCTGCCGCCATTGGGCCCGGAGAACTCTGGATGCAAGTGGACGATTCCGTCGTTGCCCAGAACATGCACGAGACTTTTCTGGAGACCATGAAAGCTCTAAAGGCCTTTGCGGAGTTCAGGCCCCGAAGCAAGAGCCAGTCTTCTGGTGGTGGTAGTGGTACCAATCCTATCTCCTTCATCACCACCAGGAGGCACTTGGGCAACCTGCCCCCCAGCCAGACGGGCTTGCAGAGAAGATCTAGAACTGAGAGCGTTGCCGGAGGGACTCCTCCCACCACCAAAAGCAGCAACTCCTATCGCTTCAGAACATCCAGCGAAGGAGAAGGAACCATGACTAGACCTTTTAGGTCAGTGACGGGGAGTCTGATCCACCTGAATACTGCGAGGATGAATTTGGGCCGGCAGGAGGGGAGCGGAAGGTACGTGAGAGCCGCGTTCAGCTCATCTTACCACACCAGGTCTGCTTCGCTGCCCGTTTCTCATTTTCCCTCCACGACAAGTCCCATCAGTGTTTCTTCCAGTAGTGGCCATGGCTCTGCTTCGGACGTGTTGACCAGGCCTTCCAGCTCATCCGTCTGCGGTTCCCCAAGCGACGGGGGATTTATCTCTTCTGATGAATACGGCTCCAGCCCTGGAGATTTCAGGTACTTTCGGGTCAGGAGTAATACACCCGATTCCCTGGGAAACACACCGCCTATCAGAGAGGAGAACTGCCTGAGTGAGTACATGTCCATGAGTAAGCAACAGGCAGATGATAGCTCAAGAGATGATTACATGGAGGCTGAAAAGTGTTTCAGGAAAAGAACTTACTCTCTAACCAAACCAGCTTCTGTAGCGGTGCAGCAGAAGATGACGCAAACCACAGCGTTGTTAGATGAAGATTCTGCGGGAAATCATGGACGATTACTTTACTCTGAAACACCAAAATTGAAAGATAACCATGAATCGGAGTACAGTGACGCTAACCTTGATTCCGTATGTAACCAAAGTAGGAGTAAAGCCAGGGATGATGGGTACATGCCAATGATGCCAGGAGTTGCGTCTTCTCTATCCAGCAACAGCGATTATTTGCCAATGACTCCTAAAAGTATGTCTGTTCCGAAACAGATTAACAGTTCATGGTCACCGTCTCAGGTTGACTCCAGAGGATATATGATGATGTTTCCAAAGGCTAGCTCTTCACCTGTACGAAGTCCTTTAACTGGATTTATTTCTAAAGGAAGTAACGAGAAGATCATAAACAATGAGTATATGGATATGTCACCTGGTAATTCAGCTCCAAAGCACCCCGGTGATTCGAATTATATACACACCACTTCTGTTTCCAAAGGTTTTAGTTCGTATTTTTCTTTGCCCCGAAGCTTTAAGGCCTTATCAGGACAAAACGGTGACCACAGTGAATATGTTCCAATGTCTTCACCTGGAAAACTCTTGTATGGTGGACCAGAAAATGTAAAAGGGGTCAACAGTGAGGCTCTGGCTAATGGCATCTCTAAATTGCCGGCGGTGAGAGGTTCAGAGGAAGGACTTGGGCAGAACAGGGCTACCAGGCCCACAAGACTCCCCCTAGGAACGAGAGGGAGTAATACTATCCCAAGAATGTATGATCGTACAGTTCCACCTGAGCCAGCGAGTCCCGGTGAATACataaatattgattttaatgaaaaggcaAGTAATACACCCTATTCCTTATCTGCGGAAGGATCGCCGTCGTCTCTAGGCTCAAGTAGTGACCACAGACAGTCCCCGCTTTCTGATTATATGAGCGTTGACTTGGATGTACAGTCACCAAAAGTAGCGAAGGAACTGTCCAACTCTCTAACAGATATCTCAATTTATGCAAGTTCCAGTATTCCTAGAAACCAACCAAATCCTGACTACGCTAGGCTTTCATTTGGTACGGCTTGTGTTAGCGCCGCAAGTAACAGGACTGATGACTACACGGAGATGACATTCAACATGGCAGCAACACCACCTCGGCCATTTGCTGCCGAATCTGACGGCGGTGTAAAGATTGATAGCCCTTCTTCCATAGTTAATAGACTCTGCATCGTTGATCGATACGCTGGTAGCAGTAGCTTTTCTGTTCCGAGCTCTGAACCTCCTATGGGACCCAAAGTGATTCGAGCCGATCCTCAAGGCAGGAGGAGACACAGTTCTGAAACGTTCTCTTCTGCTGGGACTGTGACgacctcctcctctttctttacTGATAGTAGCAAAAGACACAGCTCTGCCTCATTTGATAATGTGTGGTTAAAACCggatgaaaacatttctgatggtCAGGAAAGCAAAATGTCCAGGGATACCTCAACTGGATTTCAGAATGGCTTAAACTACATCGCTCTGAATTTACGCGATGATCCTATAAGCTGTGAGGCAAGTACTACAGCGCCAACTTGCCATCTCCAAAATGGTACTTCAGGTTTGGACAGTGGAGCTTATGTAAGCATAGATTTCAGCAGATCCGATGGTCTGAAGTGTAACGCTGCGAGAAAAG